One segment of Porticoccus hydrocarbonoclasticus MCTG13d DNA contains the following:
- the flgA gene encoding flagellar basal body P-ring formation chaperone FlgA, which translates to MTKIWRFQLLPCLLLSAICQGVFSNQGNQSLQSITDTVVLAGKRRAQALGYDNVKVQVRPLDERLRLPDCEQPLDTFMPPGAPSLGAVNVGVRCASSQPWTIYVRAHISAQRAVPVLARPLARNTIISEADLTVIDQPIDTAISGVVYEVEQIIGMELTRSLDAGSTIGVNQLRPPKVIKRGQQVTLVAGAGNLQVRMQGKALGDATAGERVRVTNLSSNQQVEGIANSDGTVSVP; encoded by the coding sequence ATGACAAAAATTTGGCGCTTCCAGTTGTTACCCTGCCTGCTACTGTCAGCTATCTGCCAGGGAGTTTTTTCAAATCAGGGTAATCAATCTTTGCAAAGCATCACGGATACCGTTGTTCTTGCCGGTAAAAGAAGAGCCCAGGCTCTCGGCTATGACAATGTGAAGGTCCAGGTTCGCCCTCTGGATGAACGACTAAGGTTGCCCGACTGCGAACAACCTCTGGATACCTTTATGCCACCGGGAGCCCCTTCCCTCGGTGCCGTTAATGTTGGTGTGCGCTGTGCGTCCAGCCAACCCTGGACAATTTATGTGCGCGCACATATCTCTGCCCAACGGGCAGTACCGGTGCTGGCAAGACCGTTGGCACGCAACACTATAATCAGTGAGGCCGATCTCACTGTTATTGACCAGCCCATCGATACGGCCATCAGTGGCGTTGTCTACGAAGTGGAGCAGATTATCGGGATGGAGCTAACGAGATCACTCGACGCTGGCTCCACAATAGGAGTCAATCAACTCAGACCCCCGAAAGTGATCAAACGGGGTCAACAGGTCACACTGGTCGCCGGGGCCGGTAATCTGCAGGTGCGAATGCAGGGCAAAGCCTTGGGAGACGCCACAGCTGGCGAACGTGTACGTGTAACAAACCTGAGCAGTAACCAGCAGGTGGAAGGTATTGCCAATTCCGACGGGACTGTAAGCGTGCCATAA
- the flgB gene encoding flagellar basal body rod protein FlgB, which produces MNVIDKVFGISPSVLALRSQRTEMISANLANADTPGYKAKDIDFQAALGRATGDYELLQTNKAHMTVNGIDKEEGMYRVPVQPSLDGNTVETDREHGAFMENAIRYQASLDFLGARIKSTLQTLRGE; this is translated from the coding sequence ATGAATGTAATTGACAAAGTTTTTGGTATCTCTCCGTCGGTCCTGGCGCTGCGTTCGCAGCGTACAGAAATGATCTCCGCGAATCTGGCCAATGCGGATACTCCTGGGTACAAGGCAAAAGACATTGATTTTCAGGCTGCGCTTGGTCGGGCCACAGGGGACTACGAATTGTTGCAAACCAATAAAGCCCACATGACCGTGAACGGTATCGATAAGGAAGAGGGGATGTACCGGGTTCCTGTTCAGCCGTCACTGGACGGGAATACGGTTGAAACAGATCGTGAGCATGGGGCATTTATGGAGAACGCGATTCGCTATCAGGCCAGTCTTGATTTCCTTGGTGCCCGAATCAAATCCACATTGCAGACACTGCGTGGAGAGTGA
- the flgC gene encoding flagellar basal body rod protein FlgC codes for MSLFNVFDISGTALSAQSVRLNAISSNMANADVVSGSAETAYRARYPVFTSAYDAVSGSSDAVGVRVSGMVESKLAARQEYMPSHPMADENGFIYMPNVNIVEEMANMISASRSYQSSVEAMNTTKQLILRTLSLGR; via the coding sequence ATGAGTCTGTTTAATGTCTTTGATATTTCCGGTACGGCCCTCTCCGCACAGAGTGTCAGGTTAAACGCCATTTCGAGCAATATGGCAAATGCCGACGTGGTGAGTGGCAGTGCAGAGACTGCATACCGGGCAAGATACCCGGTTTTTACTTCTGCTTACGATGCGGTAAGTGGCAGTAGTGACGCAGTTGGTGTACGGGTTTCCGGAATGGTGGAATCCAAGCTTGCGGCCCGTCAGGAATACATGCCGTCGCATCCGATGGCGGACGAAAATGGTTTTATCTACATGCCTAATGTGAACATCGTAGAAGAGATGGCAAATATGATTTCTGCCTCCCGCTCCTATCAAAGCAGTGTCGAGGCAATGAATACAACCAAACAGCTCATCCTCAGGACCTTGAGTCTGGGTCGTTAA
- a CDS encoding flagellar hook assembly protein FlgD — MSSVASLSELFPSTVQGETIKNNPNELGQEDFMTLLVTQLENQDPTKPMDNLEFISQLAQFGTVSGIQDLQGGFSGLSSVLYANQALQAAGLVGQEVSTSSNMGYLAEEGGELNATVALPGDATSLKLYVQDQSGELIYSGSFGATEQGNLNVSWDGTDAEGNTVAPGRYRLSAEAWIDGQNEAVSVYPRQRVESVSVAGDGSGVLLNLADGSQVSTSSVKSFH; from the coding sequence ATGAGTAGCGTAGCCAGTCTGTCAGAGCTTTTCCCCAGCACAGTGCAAGGGGAAACCATTAAGAATAATCCCAATGAACTGGGACAGGAAGATTTTATGACGCTGCTGGTTACGCAGCTTGAGAATCAGGACCCAACCAAGCCCATGGATAATCTGGAATTTATCAGTCAGCTTGCCCAGTTTGGCACTGTGTCGGGTATTCAGGACCTGCAGGGCGGGTTTAGCGGCCTGTCGTCAGTGTTGTATGCCAATCAGGCCCTGCAGGCAGCGGGCCTGGTAGGACAGGAAGTATCCACCAGCTCAAATATGGGTTACTTGGCGGAAGAGGGGGGTGAGCTCAACGCAACGGTTGCGCTGCCTGGGGACGCCACCAGTTTGAAGCTCTATGTCCAGGATCAGAGTGGCGAGCTCATTTATAGCGGATCTTTCGGTGCGACTGAGCAGGGTAACCTGAACGTCAGCTGGGATGGAACCGATGCTGAGGGGAATACCGTTGCGCCCGGCCGCTATCGTTTGAGCGCGGAGGCATGGATAGATGGTCAGAACGAAGCCGTGTCGGTTTATCCCCGCCAGCGGGTCGAGTCAGTCAGTGTGGCCGGCGACGGTAGTGGCGTATTGCTAAACCTGGCGGATGGTAGCCAGGTCTCGACATCATCCGTAAAAAGCTTTCATTAA
- the flgE gene encoding flagellar hook protein FlgE, with translation MAFDTAVSGIKAASADLGVVGNNIANSSTTGFKLSRAEFSDVYATSLLGAGGNAIGKGVSLAGVTQEFTQGNISFTNNALDLAINGSGFFLLSDEGASTYTRAGNFQVNREGLIVTSEGQRLQAFQADNLGNINGQLGDLQLDTSLIEPNPTGSVDITLNLDSRETAPLVPFGGPFDAFAVPPTSPDSNSFNATSSTTIYDELGNPHVLSTFFVKTSTANQWEVHTLVDGVTTSGPDTLTFQSNGQFDPATLPVEVNIAGWTPLNSAGAPTGASAQSFTVSLSKGTQFGSDFAVSTIVQDGFTTGQLRGLEIDNTGVAFARYTNGQARALGQVAIAGFANPNGLQPLGGTSWAETFSSGAATLGEPGSSGLGVIQSGALEDSNVEITEQLVNMIIAQRNFQANAQVIQTEDAITQTVINLR, from the coding sequence ATGGCATTTGATACAGCAGTATCGGGCATCAAGGCGGCAAGCGCGGATTTGGGGGTGGTCGGTAACAATATTGCAAACAGTTCCACTACCGGGTTCAAGTTATCACGGGCGGAATTTTCTGATGTGTATGCCACCAGCCTGTTGGGTGCTGGTGGTAATGCCATTGGTAAAGGCGTCAGTCTGGCCGGAGTAACCCAGGAATTTACCCAGGGGAATATCAGCTTCACCAATAATGCGCTTGATCTGGCCATTAACGGTAGCGGGTTCTTTTTGCTGAGCGATGAGGGCGCATCGACTTATACCCGTGCGGGCAACTTTCAGGTGAACCGTGAAGGTCTTATCGTGACGAGCGAAGGCCAGAGGCTCCAGGCTTTTCAAGCCGATAACCTGGGAAATATCAACGGGCAGTTGGGTGATTTGCAGTTGGACACCTCCCTGATTGAGCCCAACCCCACTGGTTCAGTAGACATTACGCTAAATCTTGACTCGCGAGAGACTGCACCGCTGGTTCCTTTTGGCGGGCCCTTCGATGCTTTTGCTGTGCCCCCCACCAGTCCTGACAGTAATTCTTTCAATGCCACCAGCTCTACAACGATTTACGACGAACTGGGCAACCCTCACGTGTTAAGTACGTTTTTTGTGAAAACATCAACGGCTAACCAGTGGGAAGTTCATACGCTGGTTGATGGTGTGACAACGTCTGGACCAGATACGCTGACGTTCCAGTCAAACGGTCAATTTGATCCTGCCACCTTGCCGGTAGAGGTCAATATTGCTGGTTGGACACCCCTTAACTCCGCAGGCGCACCCACAGGTGCCAGTGCTCAGAGCTTTACTGTTTCCTTATCCAAGGGTACTCAGTTCGGGTCTGATTTTGCAGTCAGTACGATTGTTCAGGATGGCTTTACTACGGGCCAGCTGCGTGGGCTGGAAATTGATAATACCGGGGTTGCCTTTGCGCGTTACACCAATGGCCAGGCTCGCGCACTGGGACAGGTGGCTATTGCAGGGTTTGCCAACCCAAATGGTCTCCAACCTCTCGGCGGTACCAGTTGGGCGGAGACTTTCTCATCTGGTGCGGCAACCCTGGGTGAACCTGGCAGCTCCGGGTTGGGGGTGATTCAGTCCGGGGCGCTGGAAGATTCCAATGTGGAAATTACCGAGCAGTTAGTGAATATGATTATTGCCCAGCGCAATTTTCAGGCAAATGCCCAGGTGATTCAGACAGAAGATGCGATTACACAAACCGTTATTAATCTCCGCTAG
- the flgF gene encoding flagellar basal-body rod protein FlgF, whose product MDHFVYIAASGARETMLAQAANSHNLSNASTTGFRADLVAARSAYLSGAGHESRAYAGIRSQGVDFREGVITATGRDLDVAINGEGWMAVQAPDGSEALTRRGDLRIDSFGQLTNGAGQSVLGKAGPIALPPYSQLGIGTDGTISIVPLGEDPNTLVEFDRIRVVNPDPSLLTKGEDGLVRLQGEEPAVEDANIRLIPGSLESSNVNTVESMVRMIELARQFESHVKMIKTAEELDSSSAALMRIS is encoded by the coding sequence ATGGATCATTTCGTCTATATAGCCGCTTCCGGTGCCAGGGAAACCATGCTGGCTCAGGCAGCGAATAGCCATAACCTGTCCAACGCGTCGACCACCGGTTTTCGTGCTGATCTGGTTGCGGCACGCAGCGCTTATCTTTCGGGTGCCGGTCATGAGAGTCGCGCTTATGCAGGAATCAGGAGCCAGGGAGTCGATTTTCGTGAAGGCGTGATTACCGCTACCGGCCGTGATCTGGATGTGGCGATCAATGGAGAAGGCTGGATGGCGGTGCAGGCCCCGGATGGTTCAGAAGCGCTGACTCGACGTGGCGACCTGCGTATCGATTCGTTCGGCCAGTTAACCAACGGTGCCGGGCAATCCGTTCTCGGTAAGGCGGGCCCTATTGCTTTGCCACCTTATTCGCAACTGGGCATTGGTACCGATGGCACTATCTCTATCGTTCCCCTCGGAGAAGATCCCAATACTCTGGTGGAATTTGATCGCATCAGAGTAGTAAATCCCGACCCGTCTCTGCTCACGAAAGGTGAAGACGGTCTGGTTCGCCTTCAGGGGGAAGAGCCTGCAGTTGAAGACGCGAACATAAGGCTGATCCCGGGGTCGCTGGAGAGCAGCAATGTGAATACCGTGGAATCCATGGTGAGAATGATCGAGTTGGCACGTCAGTTCGAGAGTCACGTAAAAATGATCAAAACTGCCGAGGAGCTGGATAGCTCTTCTGCGGCATTGATGAGAATAAGCTAG
- the flgG gene encoding flagellar basal-body rod protein FlgG — protein MNQALWIAKTGLDAQQTKMSNIANNLANAGTTGYKRSRAIFEDLLYQNVRQVGAQSSQDTQLPSGLMIGTGVRVVATEKLFTQGNLAQTENMLDMAIQGRGFFQILLPDGTQAYTRDGSFQVDNQGQMVTSAGYILQPSVTLPENALSVNIGSDGTVSVRQPGSSAVSQVGTIQLADFVNPAGLQPIGENLFLESNASGSPQTGNPGLNGLGTVFQGYVESSNVNVVEELVNMIETQRTYEMNSKAISTTDQMLQYVASNL, from the coding sequence ATGAATCAAGCACTGTGGATTGCAAAAACCGGGCTGGATGCCCAGCAGACCAAGATGTCAAATATTGCCAACAACCTGGCCAACGCCGGCACAACCGGTTACAAGCGAAGCCGGGCTATTTTCGAAGATCTGTTGTATCAGAATGTTCGTCAGGTGGGCGCTCAGTCCTCCCAGGATACCCAGTTGCCCTCGGGCTTGATGATAGGTACGGGTGTCCGTGTAGTGGCTACAGAAAAACTGTTTACCCAGGGGAACCTGGCACAAACCGAAAATATGCTGGATATGGCCATTCAGGGACGCGGCTTTTTCCAGATTCTGCTTCCCGATGGTACTCAGGCCTATACCCGGGACGGTTCCTTCCAGGTTGACAATCAAGGGCAGATGGTGACGTCTGCCGGCTATATTCTCCAGCCTTCGGTGACGCTGCCGGAGAATGCACTTTCGGTGAATATTGGCTCCGACGGTACGGTATCGGTCAGGCAGCCGGGTTCCTCCGCTGTCAGCCAGGTAGGGACAATCCAGTTGGCGGATTTTGTGAATCCCGCGGGGTTGCAGCCCATTGGAGAAAATCTTTTTCTCGAGTCCAATGCCAGCGGTTCACCGCAGACCGGTAACCCCGGTCTGAATGGCCTTGGAACAGTGTTTCAGGGGTATGTGGAGAGCTCGAATGTCAATGTGGTAGAAGAGCTGGTCAACATGATCGAGACGCAGCGAACCTATGAAATGAACTCCAAGGCAATATCTACCACGGATCAGATGCTCCAGTATGTGGCCAGTAACCTCTAG
- a CDS encoding flagellar basal body L-ring protein FlgH, with protein sequence MRFASFSLLFMLLGSLLAGCSGMPRESHPDYAPVELPEMDSADRQLPTGAIYQAEQNVSLFEDAKARQVGDVVTVILAEATNAAKSSDTTLDKSSNTSIADPIIGNRSNFDLGVDLSSASGFEGESASNQRNSLTGSIAVTVARVLPNGYLYVQGEKWIQINQGHEYIRLKGIVRPVDISSSNTVLSTMVADARISYGGTGAPAEVNMVGWLSRFFMSPLWPF encoded by the coding sequence ATGAGGTTCGCATCATTCAGTTTGCTGTTTATGCTGCTCGGCTCGTTGCTGGCAGGCTGCAGTGGCATGCCCAGGGAGAGTCATCCGGACTATGCCCCGGTGGAATTGCCTGAAATGGACAGCGCCGACAGGCAGTTGCCCACGGGTGCCATTTATCAGGCTGAGCAGAATGTCAGCCTGTTCGAGGACGCCAAAGCCCGGCAGGTAGGCGATGTGGTTACGGTGATTCTGGCAGAGGCCACCAATGCTGCAAAGAGTAGCGACACCACCCTCGACAAAAGCAGTAATACGTCGATTGCAGACCCTATTATCGGCAACCGTTCCAACTTTGACCTGGGGGTTGACCTTTCCTCCGCCAGTGGTTTTGAGGGAGAAAGTGCCAGTAATCAGCGCAATAGTCTGACGGGTAGCATCGCTGTCACCGTCGCCCGGGTGCTGCCCAATGGTTACCTTTATGTACAGGGTGAAAAGTGGATACAGATCAATCAGGGGCACGAGTACATCCGCCTGAAAGGAATCGTTCGCCCGGTGGATATCTCCTCCAGTAATACGGTTCTTTCGACCATGGTAGCCGATGCCCGTATTTCCTACGGCGGCACCGGGGCACCGGCGGAAGTGAATATGGTGGGGTGGTTGTCGCGTTTCTTTATGAGTCCACTGTGGCCATTTTAG
- a CDS encoding flagellar basal body P-ring protein FlgI: MGTSARVCTVALCLLSIFSAPWAFAERIKDIASINGVRSNQLVGYGLVVGLDGSGDQTTQTPFTVQSVKSMLAKLGVSLPANVNLQLKNVAAVMVHAELPPFAKPGQTIDVTVSSLGNAKSLRGGSLLMMPLKGADGQTYAVAQGNLLVSGFGADGADGSSVTVNVPSAGRIPNGATVERGVVSPFNHDASLVMNLHAADFTTAFRVATSINESLGEGVARPLDGGSVEIRAPLDPAEKVAFVSMLENLQVKPASAPARVIVNSRTGTVVIGREVRLEPAAVAHGSLIVTINENINVSQPEPFARRGNTVVTPESEVSVEQEGTRMFLLDAGVTLNDLVEAVNKVGAAPGDLVAILEALERVGALRARLIVI; this comes from the coding sequence ATGGGTACTAGCGCCAGAGTCTGTACGGTTGCTCTATGCCTGCTTTCTATTTTTTCTGCCCCCTGGGCATTTGCAGAGCGCATCAAGGACATCGCTTCCATCAATGGTGTGCGCAGTAACCAGTTGGTTGGTTATGGCCTGGTGGTTGGTCTGGATGGCAGCGGCGACCAGACCACCCAGACACCGTTTACCGTGCAAAGTGTCAAGAGCATGCTTGCCAAGCTGGGTGTATCGCTGCCGGCCAATGTCAATCTCCAGTTGAAGAATGTTGCGGCTGTGATGGTTCATGCGGAGCTGCCCCCTTTCGCGAAACCCGGCCAGACCATTGATGTCACGGTTTCCTCACTCGGCAATGCAAAAAGTCTGCGCGGGGGGTCACTGCTGATGATGCCGTTAAAGGGTGCTGATGGACAGACCTATGCGGTTGCCCAGGGCAACCTGTTAGTCAGCGGCTTTGGTGCAGATGGTGCCGATGGCTCCAGTGTGACAGTCAATGTGCCCAGTGCCGGCCGCATCCCCAACGGGGCAACGGTGGAACGGGGTGTGGTCAGCCCATTCAATCACGATGCTTCACTGGTGATGAATCTTCATGCTGCGGATTTCACCACAGCTTTTCGTGTGGCGACCAGTATTAATGAGTCTCTGGGAGAGGGGGTGGCCCGGCCTCTCGATGGTGGCTCTGTGGAAATCCGTGCACCACTGGACCCGGCAGAAAAAGTGGCTTTTGTTTCAATGCTGGAAAATCTGCAGGTAAAGCCAGCCAGTGCCCCGGCCCGGGTTATTGTGAACTCGCGGACTGGCACGGTGGTGATTGGCCGGGAAGTTCGGCTTGAACCCGCCGCCGTGGCTCATGGCAGCCTGATTGTGACGATCAACGAAAACATCAACGTCAGCCAGCCGGAGCCTTTCGCCCGAAGAGGCAATACGGTGGTGACGCCCGAATCCGAAGTGTCGGTGGAGCAAGAGGGTACCCGCATGTTCCTGCTGGATGCGGGCGTGACACTCAATGACCTGGTGGAAGCTGTCAACAAAGTCGGTGCCGCCCCCGGTGATCTGGTGGCGATTCTGGAGGCATTGGAGCGTGTGGGTGCGCTGCGTGCCCGCTTGATCGTGATCTAG
- the flgJ gene encoding flagellar assembly peptidoglycan hydrolase FlgJ — MTSTFMDIQGLASLRSHAREAPGTAISEVAGQFESLFVQMMLKSMRDATVDGGLFDSSQLDTYQQMFDQQISLELSQQGGIGLAEILVTQLGGGAQTEPVIDEVGGVQPLVSLERPPLRVQRDVPGLIPPAAERQSVVRAVSATGQDGLATSPEEFIQAVWDDAVVAAGELGLDPAVLVAQSALETGWGKKVIQAADGSSSFNLFGIKVGNGWRGDSSIVNTMEFRDGLAALEKAAFRVYDSLSTAFKDYVSFLKNNPRYQGALEKVSDSKAFLTELQQAGYATDPKYAEKILGILERGNYSNLVNQLKNSGKESLTGT, encoded by the coding sequence ATGACGTCGACATTCATGGATATCCAGGGGTTGGCCTCGTTGCGCAGCCATGCTCGCGAGGCTCCAGGGACGGCTATTTCCGAAGTGGCCGGACAGTTTGAGTCTCTTTTTGTGCAGATGATGCTCAAGTCCATGCGCGATGCCACCGTAGATGGCGGCCTTTTCGACAGCAGTCAGCTGGATACCTATCAGCAGATGTTTGACCAGCAGATTTCGCTTGAGCTCTCACAGCAGGGTGGTATTGGTCTGGCAGAGATTCTTGTCACTCAATTGGGCGGTGGGGCGCAGACTGAACCGGTAATTGATGAGGTGGGGGGCGTGCAGCCGTTGGTCTCCCTTGAGCGACCTCCATTGAGGGTGCAGCGGGACGTGCCCGGGTTAATTCCCCCGGCGGCAGAGAGGCAGTCAGTTGTGCGAGCCGTCAGCGCCACAGGGCAGGATGGCCTGGCAACTTCGCCGGAAGAGTTTATACAGGCAGTCTGGGATGATGCGGTGGTCGCCGCCGGTGAACTCGGTCTGGACCCTGCCGTTCTGGTGGCTCAGTCAGCGCTGGAGACGGGTTGGGGCAAGAAAGTTATTCAGGCCGCAGACGGCAGCAGCAGCTTTAATCTGTTTGGTATCAAGGTAGGGAATGGATGGCGAGGCGATTCCTCTATTGTCAATACCATGGAGTTCAGGGATGGGCTGGCAGCCCTGGAAAAAGCAGCCTTCAGGGTATATGACTCACTGTCCACCGCGTTCAAGGACTATGTGAGTTTTCTGAAAAACAATCCGCGCTATCAGGGTGCGCTGGAGAAAGTATCCGACAGCAAAGCATTTCTGACAGAGTTGCAGCAGGCGGGCTATGCCACCGATCCAAAATATGCCGAAAAAATTCTGGGTATTCTGGAAAGGGGTAACTACAGCAATCTGGTTAACCAATTAAAGAATTCCGGAAAAGAGTCGCTAACTGGTACCTAG
- the flgK gene encoding flagellar hook-associated protein FlgK, whose amino-acid sequence MANIFNIGTSALLSLQQSINTTGHNIANVNTDGYSRQRADFDTLPPQLSGGNYIGSGVTVDSIERIYDQFLVSEVRTRTSSHSGFDTLYQLSSRLDGMLGNDNAGLAPVLGEFFSAVQDVANNPGSLPERQVLLGQAEALADRFHYLDSNLRSLNSEVNARIEGTVGEINSLAASIASLNKQIVSATGQSGGTVPNDLLDKRDQQLSQLAKYVGVTTVTQSDGAINVMIGKGQALVVGGNAESFQTVSNPFDSTQTMIGISGAGGNVSDITRFLSGGSLGAVLDFREGVLNPAANQLGLIAVGLTSTFNEQHQLGIDLDGNSGGDFFQPLTATSTEHPANTGSASVSATITDATALTGDDYNLRFDGSQWVLTNLTNNSSQSGTGPFSVGGLTIGAAGIPASGDSFLIQPTRLAVGQFAVALSRPEDFAAASPLRAQQVLSNQGSADIAGFSVSDTSGLPLAGTVTLTFNPDALGAGVPGFDMSGMAGGPLAYNPATESAGKSFSLAGFGFSIDGVPQAGDELVIENNTNGTGDNGNVLNLASLQISRELMNGTVSYQEAYASTVADVAVKTRQAEKALGTEQVLLDQSVAARESVSGVNLDEEAANLIRYQQAYQAAAQIIAVADELFQTLLSSVRR is encoded by the coding sequence GTGGCAAATATTTTTAACATCGGCACATCGGCACTGCTTTCCTTGCAGCAATCGATCAATACCACCGGGCACAATATCGCGAATGTGAATACGGATGGATACAGTCGCCAGCGGGCTGACTTTGATACCTTGCCGCCCCAGCTGAGTGGAGGCAATTATATTGGCTCAGGGGTGACAGTGGACTCCATAGAGCGCATTTACGATCAGTTTCTGGTTTCGGAAGTCCGTACCCGTACATCTTCCCACAGCGGTTTCGATACGCTTTATCAGTTGTCTTCCCGGCTGGATGGCATGCTCGGTAACGATAATGCCGGTCTGGCGCCTGTGCTCGGGGAGTTTTTCAGTGCCGTACAGGATGTTGCCAACAATCCCGGATCATTGCCTGAGCGCCAGGTACTGCTCGGACAGGCAGAAGCGCTGGCAGACCGTTTTCACTACCTGGACAGCAATCTGCGCAGCCTCAATAGCGAAGTCAATGCCAGGATAGAGGGTACCGTAGGTGAGATTAATTCACTGGCGGCCAGTATCGCCAGCCTGAACAAGCAGATTGTCAGCGCCACGGGTCAATCCGGTGGAACTGTGCCGAACGATTTGCTGGACAAGCGTGACCAACAGCTCAGCCAGCTGGCAAAGTATGTTGGAGTCACCACCGTGACCCAATCCGATGGTGCCATTAACGTGATGATTGGCAAAGGGCAGGCGTTGGTGGTTGGCGGTAATGCCGAGTCGTTTCAAACCGTTAGTAATCCATTCGATAGTACCCAGACCATGATTGGCATTTCCGGCGCAGGAGGCAATGTCTCGGATATCACCCGTTTTCTCAGTGGTGGATCGCTGGGTGCCGTCCTGGATTTCCGGGAGGGTGTACTGAATCCTGCGGCCAATCAACTCGGACTGATTGCCGTTGGACTGACATCCACTTTCAATGAGCAACATCAGCTCGGGATTGATCTGGACGGTAATTCCGGCGGAGATTTTTTTCAGCCGCTGACAGCAACGTCGACAGAGCATCCTGCCAACACCGGGTCGGCATCAGTGTCAGCCACCATTACTGACGCCACCGCGCTGACCGGTGATGACTACAATCTTCGTTTTGACGGTAGCCAGTGGGTCTTGACCAACCTTACCAATAACAGCAGTCAAAGCGGTACAGGTCCATTTTCAGTGGGCGGGTTGACGATTGGTGCTGCCGGCATTCCCGCCAGTGGTGACAGCTTTCTGATTCAGCCCACCCGTTTGGCCGTCGGGCAATTTGCCGTGGCGCTGAGTCGGCCGGAAGATTTTGCCGCCGCATCGCCCCTCCGCGCTCAGCAGGTTTTGTCAAATCAGGGTTCAGCCGATATTGCCGGCTTCAGTGTCAGTGATACATCAGGGTTGCCGCTGGCCGGTACAGTGACATTGACGTTTAACCCCGATGCACTCGGAGCGGGGGTGCCCGGTTTCGATATGTCCGGTATGGCCGGCGGTCCTTTGGCCTATAACCCTGCCACAGAGAGTGCTGGCAAATCGTTCAGTCTTGCCGGCTTCGGGTTCAGTATCGATGGCGTGCCGCAGGCTGGTGATGAGCTGGTCATAGAAAATAATACCAACGGTACCGGTGACAATGGCAATGTATTGAATCTGGCCTCGCTGCAAATATCCAGGGAGCTGATGAATGGTACGGTCAGTTATCAGGAGGCCTATGCAAGCACGGTCGCCGATGTTGCGGTTAAAACCCGCCAGGCAGAAAAAGCACTTGGCACCGAACAGGTGCTGCTGGATCAGTCGGTTGCAGCGCGAGAGAGTGTATCGGGTGTGAATCTGGACGAGGAGGCGGCAAACCTTATCCGCTACCAGCAGGCCTATCAGGCTGCTGCGCAGATAATTGCGGTGGCCGATGAGTTGTTCCAGACCTTGCTCAGCTCTGTCCGTCGATAG